In Aminiphilus circumscriptus DSM 16581, the sequence TGCCCAAAGGAAAGGACTTCCGGAGCGTGAGCCGGAAGGAGTTGGATCAGTACGTATCGCTCCTCGACAACAGGCCACGAAAGTGCCTCGGATGGCGCACGCCGGCGGAGGGCTATCGGGTGCTGGCTCCACCTCCGTTGCGTTTGACGTGACAATTCGAGCCCGGAAATCACTCCTCGGATTGACAAAAACCGGTCGGTCTATGTATGGTTAGGCAAAGAGTAGAGTAGGGTAGGTAGCCTTACCTCGGATGGGATGGTCCGGTTAAGTTTTGCCTTTCAACCGAAAGGAACCTCTGAATAAAGACCTTTCGCTTTCCCTTGACTCGGGTCGCATCAGGCTCTGCGAGGCGCCTTGCGGGGCTGACGTAGCCTTATTCAGAGATTCCGAAAGTTTTTCCGTGAGCACTCTTTCCTTGAGAGCGAGGAGGAGGTGTGCCGTGAGAGTTGAAGCCGCATCGTCTCCGTGGATGGTGAACGAAGGTGCGTTTCCAGGGGATCTCCGCGCAGGGCGGAGCCGTGCACCGGAGGAGCCGGAGCTGACCGCTCGGGCTTCCGCAGCGGGAGTTTCCGCGGCATCGGAAACATCGCCTGCCTCCGATGGAGAACCGTCTTCGCGGGAAGCGAAGGCGGCCCTTCCTCTTTCTCTTTCCGGACCCCAAAAAGGGAGCGAGGGTGGTGCGATGCCCGTGCGGGCGGACGGCCTGAAGGCGCTCGCGGAGGAACGCGCCAAGAAGCGCCTCGGTCTCGAGCCCTGCGAAACCTGCGAGAATCGGCGTTACCAGGATGACTCGGACGATCCCTCCGTTTCCTTTCAGGCTCCCACCAAACTGACGCCACAGGCGGCTGCTGCTGCCGTGCCGGCTCACGAAGGAGAACACGTGCACAACGAACAGGCCCGGGCGAACCGGGAAGGGCGAAGGGTGATCTCCCAGTCCGTGCGCATTCACACGTCCGTCTGCCCCGAGTGCGGCCGTGTCTATGTCTCGGGAGGGACCACAACGACCGTCACCGCGTCTGAAACTCCCCGGAAAAATCCCTCCGTCGGGGAAAACGACGTTTCTTCCCTCGATCTCGTCGCGTAGATCAACAAAGGAGCTGACCGTCATTCGGAACCGAAAGGGGCTTCTCGTTGCCATAGCATTTTGCCTCGTCCTTTTCGGAGGAGCGACTCTCTGGTCTTCTTTCCGACCACGCCCCGTGGTTTTGGGCGTGGCGTACTGCATCGCTCCGGGCAAACGGGTCACGGAGGGGATGATGTTCGCTGCGGCGAGGACCTATGTGGAGTGGCACAACCGTTTTCGCGAGCCCAAGATCCGTCTCGAAGTGGCTTCCTATTTCCGGAGCCCCGTGGCGGCGTTGTTGGAGCTGCAACGTCGGGGTGCCGAGGTGGTGCTCGGCTTCACGACTTCCGACACAGGGCTGGATGCCGCCTCCGCGGCGGAACGTCTGAAAATTCCTCTCATCGCCGTTTCGGCTTCAACCTCCATGCTCGCGGGAAAGGACGACTGGTTTTTCCGCGTTCAGCCGAGCACTCGGGCCGACTCCAGCGCCTACAGTAGATTCTTCCGTTTTCGGAACATCGGAACTCTTGCGGTGGTAGCCGCGTCGGACAACGCTCCCTATGTGTTGGCCTTTATTCGTGATATTTACGTGAAAGGTTCACCCCGCATGCTCGGTCCATTTCTGCTCTCCGAAATCCAGCGAGCCGACGACGCTTTGGCCGCGCTCGATCCCGACGGTATTTTGGTGGTGGGGCCGACGTCTTTCTCCATCTGGGCCTCCCAGCGCGCGACGAAGCTCTGGCCCCGGGCGGAACTCTTCCTCTCCCTTTGGTCCATCACGGGGCTCGGCCCCCAGGAGTATCCCCTTCTCGGCAAACCGTTTCTTTTCAGCACCGCCTTCTCGCCGTTGGCGATCTCCGAGACACACCCCTTCATCGCCGCCTGGCGGGAGGAATATGCCGCGGACGTGACCTTTACGGTGGACCGCACGTTTCTTGCCCTGGAACTGTTTCGGCTCGCCGCCGAGGACGTGAGACGGGGGAACGCGACGTCCTTCCGGGAGTCCCTTGCCATGTCACGCCACATCGAGGGGCCTGGAGGCGACGTGATCATGGACCGATACGGAGATGCCCACACGCACCCCTATTTTTTCCGGTGGGACGGTGAGAGGCTTCAGAGGGTCTCGGTGCCATGAACTCCTCCCTTGTGCGGTACCGGAGACAGGTGGCGGGTTTTTCCCTCTTCGTCGTCACCGCATTTTCCCTGCTCGCCCTGTGGATTGCCTTTGCCGCCGCGGTGAAAAGCGGAGAAGAGGAGCTTGCCCGGGATGCACAGCGGCTTCGGAGGGAGCTGTCCATCCTTTTCGAGGCCCAGGTGGGGCTTCTGGTTGGGCTTCGGAACGGGAACAACGGAGAACTCCAGGCCCTGCAAAGGCTTTTGCCTCCCTATGTCGCGTTTCTCGCCCGATGCACCCCCGACGGAGAAATCCTCTCCGTTCTCCGCGGACCAGGCATCGAAGGCGCGAAATTGCCCTGGAAACTCCTCTTTCCTCAATGGAATCTCACGTCCCTTCTCTGGGAGAGCGACCGCTCCATGCTGACCTTCGCGATTTCCCGGGGCGAGGAGCGGCTTCTCGCGGGCTTCCTTCCCGAGCAATTGCTGGCGACACTGGATCCGGGATTCTCGGAGCACTGTTTCGGAGTCCTTGCCGGCGGCGGAGGCGAGACCTTCGTGGCCTGGAACGGCAGAGAACTGTTTCC encodes:
- a CDS encoding ABC transporter substrate-binding protein, yielding MAYCIAPGKRVTEGMMFAAARTYVEWHNRFREPKIRLEVASYFRSPVAALLELQRRGAEVVLGFTTSDTGLDAASAAERLKIPLIAVSASTSMLAGKDDWFFRVQPSTRADSSAYSRFFRFRNIGTLAVVAASDNAPYVLAFIRDIYVKGSPRMLGPFLLSEIQRADDALAALDPDGILVVGPTSFSIWASQRATKLWPRAELFLSLWSITGLGPQEYPLLGKPFLFSTAFSPLAISETHPFIAAWREEYAADVTFTVDRTFLALELFRLAAEDVRRGNATSFRESLAMSRHIEGPGGDVIMDRYGDAHTHPYFFRWDGERLQRVSVP